The following proteins are encoded in a genomic region of Columba livia isolate bColLiv1 breed racing homer chromosome 17, bColLiv1.pat.W.v2, whole genome shotgun sequence:
- the TRPV4 gene encoding transient receptor potential cation channel subfamily V member 4 — protein MADAEDPPRALGGDAGEGPGDDGSLQNDSFPLSSLANLFESEDTPSPAEAARGPPGTGDGKQNLRMKFHGAFRKGAPKPMELLEATIYESSVVPAPKKAPMDSLFDYGTYRHHPSENKRWRRRVVEKQAPGGKGPAPNPPPVLKVFNRPILFDIVSRGSPAGLDGLLSFLLTHKKRLTDEEFREPSTGKTCLPKALLNLSGGRNDTIPILLDIAEKTGNMREFINSPFRDVYYRGQTALHIAIERRCKHYVELLVEKGADVHAQARGRFFQPKDEGGYFYFGELPLSLAACTNQPHIVHYLTENGHKQADLRRQDSRGNTVLHALVAIADNTRENTKFVTKMYDLLLVKCAKLFPDTNLEVLLNNDGLSPLMMAAKTGKIGIFQHIIRREITDEDARHLSRKFKDWAYGPVYSSLYDLSSLDTCGEEVSVLEILVYNSKIENRHEMLAVEPINELLRDKWRKFGAVSFYISVVSYLCAMVIFTLVAYYRPMEGPPPYPYTTTVDYLRLAGEIITLLTGILFFFTNIKDLFMKKCPGVNSFFIDGSFQLLYFIYSVLVIVTAGLYLGGIEAYLAVMVFALVLGWMNALYFTRGLKLTGTYSIMIQKILFKDLFRFLLVYLLFMIGYASALVSLLNPCPSSESCSQEQPNCSVPTYPSCRDSQTFSTFLLDLFKLTIGMGDLEMLESAKYPGVFIILLVTYIILTFVLLLNMLIALMGETVGQVSKESKHIWKLQWATTILDIERSFPVFLRKAFRSGEMVTVGKGTDGTPDRRWCFRVDEVNWSHWNQNLGIISEDPGKSDTYQYYGFSHTVGRLRRDRWSTVVPRVVELNKSCQPEEVVVPLGTVGTAEARERRHGQASGSPL, from the exons ATGGCAGATGCCGAAGATCCCCCACGCGCCCTTGGTGGTGATGCTGGGGAGGGCCCAGGAGATGATGGGTCCCTCCAGAATGACTCCTTCCCACTCTCCTCACTGGCCAACCTGTTTGAGAGCGAGGACACCCCGTCCCCCGCTGAGGCAGCGCGGGGTCCCCCTGGCACTGGGGATGGAAAGCAAAACCTCCGCATGAAATTCCATGGGGCTTTTCGGAAAGGTGCCCCGAAAcccatggagctgctggaggccaCCATTTATGAGTCGTCCGTGGTCCCGGCGCCCAAGAAAGCCCCCATGGACTCGCTCTTCGACTATGGCACCTACCGCCACCACCCCAGTGAGAACAAACGCTGGCgcaggagggttgtgga GAAGCAGGCACCGGGCGGGAAGGGTCCGGCTCCCAACCCACCCCCCGTCCTCAAGGTCTTCAACAGACCCATCCTCTTCGACATTGTGTCCCGAGGATCCCCAGCTGGCCTGGATGggctcctctccttcctcctcacccaCAAGAAACGTCTCACAGATGAGGAGTTTCGAG AGCCCTCTACGGGGAAGACCTGCCTGCCCAAGGCGCTGCTCAACTTGAGTGGGGGCAGGAACGACACCATCCCCATCCTCCTTGACATCGCTGAGAAAACAGGCAACATGCGGGAGTTCATCAACTCGCCCTTCAGAGACGTCTACTACCGAG GTCAGACAGCCCTGCACATTGCCATCGAGCGCCGCTGCAAGCACTACgtggagctgctggtggagaAGGGTGCGGATGTGCATGCCCAGGCTCGTGGCCGCTTCTTCCAACCCAAGGACGAGGGTGGCTACTTCTATTTCG GTGAGCTGCCCCTCTCGCTGGCCGCCTGCACCAACCAGCCCCACATTGTGCACTACCTGACAGAGAACGGGCACAAGCAGGCAGACCTGCGGCGCCAGGACTCCCGCGGCAACACCGTGCTGCATGCCCTGGTCGCCATCGCTGACAACACCCGCGAGAACACCAAGTTCGTCACCAAGATGTACGACCTGCTCCTTGTCAAGTGCGCCAAGCTCTTCCCCGACACCAACTTGGAGGTGCTGCTCAACAATGACGGCCTCTCCCCGCTCATGATGGCTGCCAAGACTGGCAAGATTGGG ATCTTCCAGCACATCATCCGGCGGGAGATCACAGACGAGGATGCCCGGCACCTCTCGCGGAAATTCAAGGACTGGGCGTACGGCCCCGTCTACTCCTCCCTCTACGACCTCTCCTCACTGGACACCTGTGGGGAAGAGGTGTCCGTGCTGGAGATCCTTGTCTACAACAGCAAGATTGAg AACCGCCACGAGATGTTGGCCGTGGAGCCCATCAACGAGCTGCTGCGCGACAAGTGGCGCAAGTTCGGGGCTGTCTCCTTCTACATCAGCGTGGTCTCCTACCTCTGCGCCATGGTCATCTTCACCCTTGTCGCCTACTACCGCCCCATGGAAGGGCCC CCCCCCTACCCGTACACCACCACCGTCGACTACCTGCGCCTGGCCGGAGAGATCATCACCCTTCTCACCGGCATCCTCTTCTTCTTCACAAAC ATCAAAGATCTGTTCATGAAGAAATGCCCAGGTGTGAACTCCTTCTTCATAGATGGCTCCTTCCAGCTACTCTA CTTCATCTACTCGGTGCTGGTGATCGTCACGGCGGGGCTGTACCTGGGCGGCATCGAGGCATACTTGGCTGTCATGGTCTTCGCGCTGGTCctgggctggatgaatgcactGTACTTCACACGGGGGCTCAAGCTGACGGGGACCTACAGCATCATGATCCAGAAG ATCCTCTTCAAAGACCTTTTTCGCTTCCTTCTGGTCTACTTGCTCTTCATGATCGGCTATGCATCAG CTCTGGTGTCCCTCCTCAACCCGTGTCCCAGCAGCGAGTCCTGCAGCCAGGAGCAGCCCAACTGCTCAGTGCCCACATACCCCTCCTGCCGGGACAGCCAGACCTTCAGCACCTTCCTGCTCGACCTCTTCAAGCTCACCATCGGTATGGGCGAcctggagatgctggagagTGCCAAGTACCCCGGCGTCTTCATCATTCTACTTGTCACCTATATCATCCTCACCTTTGTGCTCCTCCTCAACATGCTCATCGCCCTCATGGGTGAGACCGTGGGCCAAGTCTCCAAGGAGAGCAAACACATCTGGAAGCTGCAG TGGGCCACCACCATCCTGGATATCGAGCGCTCCTTCCCGGTGTTCCTGCGAAAAGCGTTCCGGTCGGGGGAAATGGTGACCGTGGGGAAGGGCACCGACGGGACGCCTGACCGCCGCTGGTGCTTCAG AGTGGACGAGGTGAATTGGTCGCACTGGAACCAGAACCTGGGCATCATCAGCGAGGACCCCGGCAAGAGCGACACGTACCAGTACTATGGATTCTCCCACACCGTGGGCCGGCTGCGGAGAG ATCGCTGGTCAACGGTGGTGCCGCGCGTGGTGGAGCTCAACAAGAGCtgccagccggaggaggtggtGGTGCCACTGGGGACCGTGGGCACGGCAGAGGCGCGGGAGCGGCGGCACGGCCAGGCCTCCGGCTCCCCACTCTAG
- the FAM222A gene encoding protein FAM222A has translation MLACLQRTQNPPAQHLPCPSKALEPRKCESVAPMHSPRYPSPAELDAYAQKVANSPLTIKIFPTNIRVPQHKHLNRTVNGYDTTGQRYSPYPLHAGGYQGLLAIVKASGKSVVKNSEGKRTKLSPAQVGVAPYPTSSTLAQGPSCAGQLSYHGSQKQLEGPVPPNVTVAASVLPLAGRSLALPPSNLPSIQSIIYQINQQCQAQGAQPGCPAAVATNPSPAKHGAFTGTAAYAGSVLPECRKGAELALGSNPTLGAKAGIYPEGMDYLLWQQKQQQQQHLRMYSGGSGGGGALSKSPETCVGTSRPYALGSAAEKVSSSPLNCMHGNFAVGQYFAPPWNSILVTPNSDCYNPPELGPRDLGVPAGEGLPSKTLCNTSILSSSLQSLEYLINDIHPPCIKEQMLGKGYETVSVPRLLDHQHAHIRLPVYR, from the coding sequence GCGAGTCGGTGGCCCCCATGCATTCCCCGCGCTACCCCAGCCCCGCCGAGCTGGATGCCTACGCACAGAAGGTGGCCAACAGCCCGCTGACCATCAAGATCTTCCCCACCAACATCAGGGTCCCCCAGCACAAGCACCTTAACCGGACGGTCAACGGCTATGACACCACGGGGCAGCGCTACAGCCCCTACCCCCTGCATGCCGGTGGCTACCAGGGGCTCCTGGCCATCGTCAAAGCCTCCGGCAAAAGCGTGGTGAAGAACTCGGAGGGGAAGCGGACTAAGCTCTCTCCCGCGCAGGTCGGCGTCGCTCCCTACCCCACCTCAAGCACTTTAGCTCAAGGGCCCTCCTGTGCCGGGCAGCTGAGCTACCACGGCAGCCAGAAGCAGCTGGAGGGTCCCGTGCCCCCCAATGTGACGGTGGcagcctcggtgctgccgctgGCGGGCAGGAGCCTGGCGCTGCCACCCTCCAACCTGCCCTCCATCCAGAGCATCATCTACCAGATCAATCAGCAGTGCCAGGCGCAGGGTGCCCAGCCGGGCTGCCCAGCCGCTGTGGCCACCAACCCCAGCCCAGCCAAGCACGGCGCATTCACTGGCACCGCCGCCTATGCCGGCAGCGTCCTGCCAGAGTGCCGAAAGGGTGCCGAGCTGGCGCTGGGCTCCAACCCAACCCTGGGAGCCAAGGCGGGCATCTACCCTGAGGGCATGGACTACCTGTTGTGGCAGcagaagcaacagcagcagcagcacctgcggATGTACAGtgggggcagcggcggcgggggaGCCCTCAGCAAGTCCCCCGAGACATGCGTGGGGACCTCGCGCCCCTACGCCCTGGGCAGTGCAGCTGAGAAGGTGAGCTCATCCCCTTTGAACTGCATGCACGGCAACTTCGCGGTGGGGCAATACTTTGCGCCTCCTTGGAACAGCATCTTGGTGACCCCCAATAGTGACTGTTACAACCCACCGGAGTTGGGGCCCCGGGATCTGGGGGTGCCCGCAGGCGAAGGGCTGCCCAGCAAGACCCTCTGCAATACCTCCAtcctcagcagcagcctccAGTCCCTGGAGTATCTCATCAACGACATCCACCCGCCCTGCATCAAGGAGCAGATGCTGGGCAAGGGCTACGAGACGGTGTCGGTGCCGCGGCTCCTGGACCACCAGCACGCCCACATCCGCCTGCCCGTCTACAGATAA